A region from the Pungitius pungitius chromosome 16, fPunPun2.1, whole genome shotgun sequence genome encodes:
- the gja2 gene encoding gap junction protein, alpha 2, with amino-acid sequence MGDWNSLGKLLESAQEHSTVVGKVWLTVLFIFRILVLGSAAEKVWGDEQSGFTCDTKQPGCQNVCYDKTFPISHIRFWVLQIIFVSTPTLIYLGHILHLVRMEEKEGQREKDLATHHETHEQLPVTKGKKASVKDNQGHVRLKGALLRTYVFNVIFKTLFEVAFIVAQYFLYGFELKPMYTCDRWPCPNMVNCYISRPTEKTIFIVFMLAVAGVSLLLNLVEMYHLGFTKCHQGLSYRRARAALEAPKALNEAVMPYVQDYNFFSGHAAVPHPFPMDSKYSLAEPSAAYSPYNSKAVHKQNRDNMAVERKGKPEGEEVKESKISGPVFELPIEHQRRNSQSSKHSNNKSRLDDLKI; translated from the coding sequence ATGGGGGACTGGAATTCGTTGGGGAAGCTGCTGGAGAGTGCCCAGGAACACTCAACCGTCGTGGGCAAAGTTTGGCTCACAGTCTTGTTCATCTTCCGCATCCTGGTGCTGGGATCCGCCGCCGAGAAGGTGTGGGGCGACGAGCAGTCGGGCTTCACGTGTGACACCAAGCAGCCCGGCTGTCAGAACGTCTGCTACGACAAGACCTTCCCCATTTCCCACATCCGCTTCTGGGTGTTGCAGATCATCTTTGTCTCCACGCCGACTCTCATTTATCTGGGCCACATCCTTCATCTGGTCCGcatggaggaaaaggaggggcAGAGAGAAAAGGACCTCGCCACTCACCATGAAACGCATGAGCAGTTACCCGTGACCAAAGGCAAGAAGGCCTCAGTCAAAGACAACCAGGGCCACGTGCGCTTAAAAGGTGCACTTTTGCGAACCTACGtcttcaacgtgatttttaagaCCCTGTTTGAGGTGGCTTTCATTGTCGCCCAGTACTTTCTGTACGGTTTCGAGCTGAAGCCGATGTACACCTGCGACCGCTGGCCTTGCCCCAACATGGTGAACTGCTACATCTCTCGACCCACCGAGAAGACCATATTCATCGTGTTCATGCTGGCCGTAGCCGGCGTCTCCTTGCTGCTCAACCTGGTGGAAATGTACCATTTGGGTTTCACAAAGTGCCACCAGGGCCTCAGTTACAGACGGGCGCGGGCTGCGCTCGAGGCGCCGAAGGCCTTAAATGAGGCTGTCATGCCGTATGTCCAGGACTACAACTTCTTTTCCGGCCATGCAGCGGTGCCTCATCCTTTCCCCATGGACTCAAAGTACAGCTTGGCAGAGCCTAGCGCCGCCTACAGCCCCTACAACAGCAAAGCGGTCCACAAGCAGAACAGAGACAACATGGCCGTGGAGAGAAAGGGCAAACCGGAgggggaggaagtgaaggagaGCAAAATCTCAGGCCCTGTTTTTGAGTTGCCCATTGAACATCAGCGCCGAAACAGTCAGTCAAGCAAACACAGCAATAATAAGAGCAGGCTGGATGACCTGAAGATCTAG